The Anaerolineae bacterium genome includes a window with the following:
- the mqnB gene encoding futalosine hydrolase — MHSDIIITAAVYDELSALIDRVEKPVVSKVGWRKIVSGHIEGKPVKVLITGPGLVNAVQALTAAIEDSRPSLIIQTGCAGAFKESGLKIGDIGIATEEIDVNLGIEPENMDGPLNELPFSLLDSHGPDIKNRYRLDKELTNLAFKAIKKDCADKNIGLIKGPFITVSAITATDMRAEKLYKQFKPCMEGMEGSGAAHLAIHYNIPFLEIRSASNMVGKRDCGAWNLALAFERAAMAVFAFVRRF; from the coding sequence ATGCATTCTGATATTATCATTACAGCCGCTGTTTATGATGAATTGTCGGCTCTGATTGACAGGGTTGAAAAGCCTGTTGTTTCAAAGGTTGGATGGCGGAAAATTGTTTCCGGGCATATAGAAGGTAAGCCGGTTAAGGTTCTTATCACAGGGCCGGGTCTTGTAAATGCCGTGCAGGCTTTAACCGCGGCCATAGAAGATTCAAGGCCGTCCTTAATTATTCAGACAGGATGCGCTGGAGCCTTTAAGGAGTCAGGACTTAAAATCGGCGACATCGGCATTGCGACCGAGGAGATAGATGTAAACCTGGGCATTGAACCGGAAAATATGGATGGGCCGTTAAATGAGCTTCCTTTTTCTTTACTTGACAGTCATGGCCCTGACATTAAAAACCGTTATCGCCTTGATAAGGAATTAACAAATCTTGCTTTTAAAGCGATTAAAAAAGATTGTGCGGATAAAAATATCGGATTGATTAAGGGGCCGTTTATAACTGTTTCAGCTATAACCGCAACAGACATGAGAGCGGAAAAGCTTTATAAACAGTTCAAGCCCTGCATGGAAGGCATGGAAGGATCAGGAGCCGCGCACCTCGCGATACATTATAACATACCTTTTTTAGAGATCCGTTCCGCAAGCAACATGGTCGGAAAAAGAGATTGTGGCGCATGGAACCTTGCTCTTGCCTTTGAGAGGGCAGCCATGGCTGTTTTTGCTTTTGTGCGAAGATTTTGA